The DNA sequence TGGGAAATGTTTAAAGAAGGAATTGATTTAGATCAAGTTAAATGGAAAACATAAACTTATATTATTAAAATTATTAATATTAAAAAAATAAAAATTTTAATTAATGCTTAAAAAGGTATACAAATGTCATATAGTAAAGAAGTAATAGATCATTATGAAAATCCAAGAAATGTCGGATCATTTAATAATAAAGATAATAAAAATATTGGAAATGGATTAGTTGGAGCTCCAGCTTGTGGAGATGTAATGAAATTACAAATTAAAGTAGATAAAAATGGAATAATAGAAGATGTCAAATTTAAAACTTATGGTTGTGGCTCTGCTATTGCTTCTAGTTCTTTAATAACAGAATGGATTAAAGGAAAATCTATTAATTCAGCAAGTAAAATTAAAAATAAAAAAATTGCTAAAAAACTTCATCTTCCTCCAGTAAAAATACATTGTTCAATTTTAGCAGAAAGTGCTATTAAAGAAGCGATTAAAGATTATAAAAAAAAAAATAAAATAAAATAAATAGTTTATTTTATAAATAAAAATGTTTATTAAAAATCAAATAATGAGAACTAAATGAATTATTTTTCTTATTTTAATTTACCGTTAAAATTTAATATAAAAAAAAAAAAAATTCGTAAAAAATATTATTCATTGCAAAAAAAATATCATCCTGATTTTTATAATAATTGTTCATTAAAAAAAAAAAAAAAAATTTTAAAAAAATCAATTTATATAAATAAAATTTATAAAACATTAAAAAATCCAATAAAAAGAATACAATATATATTAAAACTATATGGATATGATTTAAAATTAATTTCAAAACACAATCGATTAAATAAAAATTTTTTAAATAAACAATTTAAATATTATGAAAAATTAGAAAAAATTAAATTCAATAAAAATAAAAAAATAAAAATAAAAAAATTTTATAAAAAAATTAAAATAAAATTGAAAAAATATAAACAAAAAATAGAAATTGAATTAAATAAAAAATCTTGGAAACAATCTTTTTATATTTTTAAAAAATTATTTTTTTTATATCGTTTTAAAAAAAATATTAAAAAATTATTTTAAAAAGTTTTTAAAAAATATAATAAATATATTAAATAAATTTTTAAAAGAGTATTTTTTTTATATGCCAAAAATTAAATTTTTACCTCATAAAAAATTATTACCTAAAGGAGGTTCTTTTTTTGCAAAAAAAGGAGAATCTATTTTAGATGTAGCTCTAAGAAATAAAATAAACATTGAACATGCATGTGAAAAATCGTGTTCATGTAGTACATGTCATTGTATTATAAAAAAAGGATTTAAAACTTTATCTAAATTAAAAGAAAAAGAAGAAGATATATTAGATAAAGCATGGGGATTAAATGAAAACAGTAGATTATCTTGTCAAGCAAAAATTGGATCGTCAGATATTGAAGTAAAAATACCATTATATACAAAAAATCATATATAAATTTAAATTATAAAAAAATTAAATTATTTTTTAAATAAAAATGGGTTTTTACTATTTTTAAACTGTAAAAAAAGAGGTGTTCCAAAAATATTTAATTTAGATGTAAAAAAATTATTTAAATATTTTTTATATGAAAGAGATAAATCATTTAATTTATTTCCATGTATTACAATAATTGGTGGATTTATTCCACCAGAATGGGCATATTTTAATTTTGCTCTATTTTTATTATTAGAACATGCTGGTTTTTGTTGTTTAACAGCTGTGTGTAAAATATCAGTTAAAAAAGAACTATTAAAATTTTTATAATTTAAAAAAAATGTTTTATTAATTAATTTTAAAATAAAATATCTTAAATTTTTTTTAAAAATAAAAGATAAAAAGGAACATTGAATATTTTTAAGAAATCTAAAACGAAAATAAAAAAGTTTTTTGAATTCATTTTTTTCTAATTTAGTTAATAAATCCCATTTATTTACTAAAATAATCATAGAACACTTATTTTTAAAAATTAAATTTGATAAAGATAAATCTTGATTCGAAATTATTTTTTCTGAAGCATCTATTACTAATATAGATAAATTTACTTTTTTTAATGTATTTAATGTTTTTTTTACAAATTCTTTTTCAATAAAATTTTTTATCTTTGATTTTTTTCTAATTCCTAAAGTATCAAAAAAATTATATTGTACATTGTTATAAATAGTAGAAACTAATACAGTATCTCTCGTTGTTCCAGAAATATTGGATGTAATTAATCTTTTTGGATCATTAATTAATTTATTAATTAATGTAGATTTTCCTGAATTAGGTCGTCCAATAACAGATATTTTTATAATTTTTTTATTTTTTTCAAATATTTTATTTGTATTATTTAAATTGAATTTATATTTTAAAAATTTATTTTTATTAATAAATTTTAATATTTTTTTTTTTAATAAATTTATATCATTTAAATTAATTGCAGAAAGAAAATAAATTGTTTTAAATCCAAATTTATATAATTCATTTAATAATAAATTGTTTTCAATTTTATTCATTTTATTTATTATTAAAATTATTTTTTTTTTATTTAATTTAATAATATTTTTACTAATTTCATAATTCAAATTACTGAATCCATTTTTTGTACTTATCACAAATAATAAAATATCTGATTCTTTAATAGCTAAATTTATTTGAAAAAATATTTTATTTTTAAATTTTTTTTTTGATGGAAAAAATCCAGGAGTATCAATTAAATTAATAATTTTTTTATTTAAATTAAAAAAACTTGTTTGTCTATCTCTTGTTAAACCTTTGCTTTTTTTTAAAATTAAAGATTTATTTTTATTAATTAAATTATTAAAAATAGTAGATTTTCCTACATTTTCACAACCTATTAAAGAAATTGTTAAATTCATTCATTATAAACCTAAATTATTTAAAATTATTTTTATTTTTTTTTAAAAATATGAAAAATTTTTAAAAAAAATTATCAATAAAATATGGAACTTTAATCCAATAAAAAAAATTTTCTTTATGAAATAATTTATTTTTAGAAATATTTTTAAAATATAGTTCAGAAAAATTTATCCATGGATATCCTTCTATTTTATTTAAATTGATCAAATTTAAATAATGTATTTTTTTCTGAATTTCTAATTTATATATTCTAAAATATAAAATATTTTTTATTAAAATATTTTTTTTTAAAAATTGATCATCTTCAAAATTTTTTAATATATAAATTATATCACTTATTTTAAGATGTTTTTTCATATATTTTAATAAAAATAAAGATTTATATGGATTCTTGCTATTTTTAAGATAATTTTTAAAATTTTTTTTACTTGAATAATCTGAAAAATTTTTATAATTTATAAAATCCATTTTATTTTTTTTATTAATAAAATAATTATTTTTTAAAAAAATAATTGTTAAAAAAAATAAAAAAACAAAAAAAATTAACAATATT is a window from the Buchnera aphidicola (Periphyllus koelreuteriae) genome containing:
- the iscU gene encoding Fe-S cluster assembly scaffold IscU, with the protein product MSYSKEVIDHYENPRNVGSFNNKDNKNIGNGLVGAPACGDVMKLQIKVDKNGIIEDVKFKTYGCGSAIASSSLITEWIKGKSINSASKIKNKKIAKKLHLPPVKIHCSILAESAIKEAIKDYKKKNKIK
- the hscB gene encoding Fe-S protein assembly co-chaperone HscB encodes the protein MNYFSYFNLPLKFNIKKKKIRKKYYSLQKKYHPDFYNNCSLKKKKKILKKSIYINKIYKTLKNPIKRIQYILKLYGYDLKLISKHNRLNKNFLNKQFKYYEKLEKIKFNKNKKIKIKKFYKKIKIKLKKYKQKIEIELNKKSWKQSFYIFKKLFFLYRFKKNIKKLF
- the der gene encoding ribosome biogenesis GTPase Der, producing the protein MNLTISLIGCENVGKSTIFNNLINKNKSLILKKSKGLTRDRQTSFFNLNKKIINLIDTPGFFPSKKKFKNKIFFQINLAIKESDILLFVISTKNGFSNLNYEISKNIIKLNKKKIILIINKMNKIENNLLLNELYKFGFKTIYFLSAINLNDINLLKKKILKFINKNKFLKYKFNLNNTNKIFEKNKKIIKISVIGRPNSGKSTLINKLINDPKRLITSNISGTTRDTVLVSTIYNNVQYNFFDTLGIRKKSKIKNFIEKEFVKKTLNTLKKVNLSILVIDASEKIISNQDLSLSNLIFKNKCSMIILVNKWDLLTKLEKNEFKKLFYFRFRFLKNIQCSFLSFIFKKNLRYFILKLINKTFFLNYKNFNSSFLTDILHTAVKQQKPACSNNKNRAKLKYAHSGGINPPIIVIHGNKLNDLSLSYKKYLNNFFTSKLNIFGTPLFLQFKNSKNPFLFKK
- the fdx gene encoding ISC system 2Fe-2S type ferredoxin, giving the protein MPKIKFLPHKKLLPKGGSFFAKKGESILDVALRNKINIEHACEKSCSCSTCHCIIKKGFKTLSKLKEKEEDILDKAWGLNENSRLSCQAKIGSSDIEVKIPLYTKNHI